From a region of the Basfia succiniciproducens genome:
- a CDS encoding L-rhamnose isomerase — translation MSTVQQAYELAKKQFADIGVDTEQALALLDQLPISMHCWQGDDVSGFEQGAGALSGGIQTTGNYPGKARTPQELRADLDKAVSLIPGKKRLNLHASYLEADHRVDRNEVKPEHFANWVAWAKANNMGLDFNPTYFSHPLSAEATLSHQNKEIRDFWIEHGKACRKISEYFGKELGTASVMNIWIPDGSKDLVVDKFAPRQRLVEALDEIIAEKIDAKYHLDAVESKLFGIGVESYTVGSNEFYAAYAVSRGTALCLDAGHFHPTEVISDKISAVMPFVQHLLLHVSRPVRWDSDHVVLLDDETQAIAGEIIRNQLFDRVHIGLDFFDASINRIAAWVIGMRNMQKALLRALLEPTDELRALENARDFGSRLALLEEQKSLPWQAVWDMYCERHNVPVGRRWLDEVRAYEKTVLSQRV, via the coding sequence ATGAGTACAGTACAACAAGCTTATGAATTAGCTAAAAAACAATTTGCCGATATTGGGGTGGATACCGAGCAAGCATTGGCGCTACTTGATCAATTGCCTATTTCCATGCACTGCTGGCAAGGGGACGACGTGTCGGGTTTCGAGCAAGGTGCGGGAGCATTAAGCGGCGGTATTCAGACCACTGGGAACTATCCGGGCAAGGCCCGTACGCCGCAAGAATTGCGGGCGGATTTGGATAAAGCCGTTTCTTTAATTCCCGGTAAAAAACGGTTGAATTTACACGCTTCTTATTTGGAAGCGGATCATCGGGTGGATCGCAACGAAGTAAAACCCGAGCATTTTGCTAACTGGGTGGCATGGGCGAAAGCTAATAATATGGGATTGGATTTCAACCCTACCTATTTCAGCCATCCTTTAAGTGCGGAGGCGACATTAAGCCATCAAAATAAAGAAATCCGCGACTTCTGGATCGAACACGGGAAAGCCTGTCGCAAAATTTCCGAATATTTCGGTAAAGAACTCGGTACGGCTTCCGTCATGAATATCTGGATTCCGGACGGTAGCAAAGATTTGGTGGTGGATAAATTTGCACCCCGTCAACGCTTGGTTGAAGCTTTAGATGAAATCATTGCAGAGAAAATCGATGCGAAATATCACTTGGATGCGGTGGAAAGCAAACTATTCGGTATCGGGGTGGAATCTTATACCGTCGGATCCAATGAATTTTATGCAGCTTATGCGGTGTCGCGCGGCACGGCGCTTTGCCTGGATGCAGGGCATTTTCACCCGACAGAGGTGATTTCCGACAAAATTTCCGCGGTTATGCCTTTTGTGCAACATTTGCTTTTACACGTCAGCCGCCCGGTACGTTGGGACAGTGACCACGTGGTGCTGCTTGACGACGAAACACAAGCCATTGCCGGAGAAATTATCCGTAATCAATTATTTGACCGCGTGCATATCGGTTTAGATTTCTTCGATGCCTCAATTAACCGTATCGCTGCCTGGGTAATCGGAATGCGCAATATGCAAAAAGCTTTATTAAGAGCATTACTGGAACCTACCGACGAATTACGTGCGCTGGAAAACGCTCGTGATTTCGGCAGCCGTTTAGCTTTACTGGAAGAACAAAAATCCCTTCCGTGGCAGGCTGTGTGGGATATGTATTGCGAACGTCACAACGTGCCGGTCGGTCGTCGTTGGTTAGACGAAGTCCGCGCTTATGAAAAAACCGTATTAAGTCAACGTGTGTAA
- the rhaD gene encoding rhamnulose-1-phosphate aldolase, whose protein sequence is MQNIINSWFVQGMIKATHDMWLKGWDERNGGNVSLRLLDDDVVSYKDEFYQNPRHVEITQNITALANQYFIVTGSGKFFRNVIIDPADTLAVIKVDEQGKGYYIMWGLVNGGVPTSELPAHLQSHIVRMKVSGGKDRVIMHCHATNLIALTYVLELDPKVITRELWEMSTECLVVFPDGVGVLPWMTPGKDEIGYATAQEMAQHPLVLWAFHGVFGTGPTLDDAFGLIDTAEKSAEILVKVLSMGGKRQTIQTDEFKLLAERFGVTPMDGVL, encoded by the coding sequence ATGCAAAATATTATTAATTCCTGGTTTGTGCAAGGCATGATTAAAGCCACTCACGATATGTGGCTGAAAGGTTGGGATGAACGCAACGGAGGTAACGTCAGCCTGCGTTTATTGGATGATGATGTGGTTTCATATAAAGACGAGTTTTATCAAAATCCCCGTCATGTGGAAATTACCCAAAATATTACCGCACTTGCCAATCAATATTTTATCGTCACGGGGTCGGGAAAATTTTTTCGCAATGTGATTATTGACCCGGCGGATACGCTGGCGGTAATTAAAGTGGACGAACAAGGTAAAGGTTATTACATCATGTGGGGGCTGGTAAACGGCGGCGTACCCACTTCGGAATTACCCGCACACCTGCAATCGCATATTGTGCGAATGAAAGTGAGTGGCGGCAAAGATCGCGTGATTATGCACTGCCATGCCACTAATCTGATTGCCTTAACTTATGTACTTGAGCTTGACCCGAAAGTGATCACCCGCGAGCTATGGGAAATGAGTACCGAATGTCTTGTGGTATTCCCTGACGGTGTAGGGGTATTGCCTTGGATGACGCCGGGAAAAGATGAAATCGGCTATGCCACCGCGCAGGAAATGGCGCAACATCCGCTGGTGTTGTGGGCCTTTCATGGCGTATTCGGTACCGGTCCGACATTGGATGACGCCTTCGGTTTAATCGATACGGCGGAAAAATCCGCTGAGATTTTAGTGAAAGTGCTATCCATGGGGGGTAAACGGCAAACCATTCAAACCGATGAATTCAAATTATTAGCGGAACGTTTCGGCGTTACACCGATGGACGGCGTTTTATAA
- a CDS encoding L-rhamnose/proton symporter RhaT — protein sequence MGGSILLGIFWHFVGATSAACFYAPMKKVTNWSWETMWAIAGIFSWILLPWGISYWLLPDFGSYYSFFGSDILLPVFLFGAMWGIGNIGYGLTMRYLGMSMGIGIAIGITLIVGTLMTPIIQGRFGELLASTGGQMTLIGVDPLYVALPSYVVIMGGGAIINLGFCIIRLITRPELSFKADMSVVKGLLISNILFSALGGIMWYFQFFFYAWGHANIPANYGFMSWMLHMSFYVLCGGIVGLLLHEWKDTGKKPTRVLCIGCLIIVLAANIVGLGMAN from the coding sequence ATGGGCGGTTCAATTTTACTGGGCATTTTTTGGCATTTCGTCGGTGCGACTTCGGCGGCTTGTTTCTACGCACCAATGAAAAAGGTGACTAACTGGTCTTGGGAAACCATGTGGGCAATTGCGGGAATTTTCTCCTGGATTTTATTACCATGGGGGATCAGTTATTGGTTATTGCCCGATTTCGGTAGTTATTATTCATTCTTTGGCAGTGATATTTTATTACCGGTTTTCCTTTTCGGCGCAATGTGGGGGATTGGTAATATCGGTTACGGCTTGACTATGCGCTATCTCGGTATGTCAATGGGGATTGGGATTGCCATCGGCATTACATTGATCGTGGGTACCTTAATGACTCCGATTATTCAGGGGCGTTTCGGCGAGTTATTGGCAAGTACAGGCGGACAAATGACCTTAATCGGCGTGGATCCGCTGTATGTCGCCTTGCCTAGCTATGTCGTGATTATGGGTGGCGGCGCTATTATCAATTTAGGTTTTTGTATTATCCGTTTAATCACCCGTCCGGAATTATCCTTCAAAGCGGATATGAGTGTGGTAAAAGGTTTATTAATCAGTAATATTTTGTTCTCCGCACTCGGCGGTATCATGTGGTATTTCCAATTTTTCTTCTATGCCTGGGGCCATGCCAATATTCCGGCAAATTACGGCTTTATGAGCTGGATGTTACACATGAGTTTCTACGTTCTTTGCGGCGGTATTGTGGGTTTACTCCTGCATGAATGGAAGGATACGGGTAAGAAACCGACAAGAGTGTTGTGTATCGGTTGCTTAATTATCGTGTTGGCTGCCAATATTGTCGGTTTAGGTATGGCGAATTAG
- the fucO gene encoding lactaldehyde reductase — MSNRFILNETAYFGAGSIQHIVTEVQKRGFTKGLIVTDKSLIQFKVVEKVTALLEGANLAYEIFDEVLPNPTMNVVKAGLAKFKASGADYMIAIGGGSPQDTAKAIGIIVNNPEFADIRSLEGTAPTKKPAVPTIAVPTTAGTAAEVTINYVITDEENKRKFVCVDPHSIPVVAVIDSEMMASMPPTLKAATGVDALTHAIEGFITLGAWELSDMFHLKAIEIIARALRSSVKGEQQGVEDMALGQYVAGMGFSNVGLGLVHGMAHPLGAFYGTPHGVANAVLLPHIMAYNADFTGDKFRAIAKAMGVRNTENLSIEQARVAAVEAVKTLNKDVGIPATLREVGVKEEDIPELAKAAFADVCTGGNPRPTSVNEIERLYRAIY, encoded by the coding sequence ATGTCAAACAGATTTATTTTAAACGAAACCGCTTATTTCGGCGCCGGGTCAATTCAACATATTGTCACCGAAGTACAAAAACGCGGTTTTACGAAAGGGTTAATTGTTACCGATAAATCATTGATTCAATTTAAAGTGGTGGAAAAAGTGACCGCACTTTTAGAGGGTGCCAATCTGGCTTATGAGATTTTTGACGAAGTATTGCCGAATCCGACCATGAATGTGGTAAAAGCGGGACTTGCTAAATTTAAAGCGAGCGGTGCGGATTATATGATTGCGATCGGCGGAGGTTCGCCGCAGGATACCGCGAAAGCTATCGGCATTATCGTCAATAATCCGGAGTTTGCGGATATTCGCAGTCTGGAAGGGACTGCGCCGACGAAAAAACCGGCGGTACCTACCATTGCGGTGCCGACTACGGCGGGAACGGCCGCGGAAGTTACCATTAATTATGTGATTACCGATGAAGAGAACAAACGTAAATTCGTTTGTGTGGATCCTCATTCCATTCCGGTCGTGGCTGTGATTGACAGCGAGATGATGGCCAGTATGCCGCCGACCTTAAAAGCGGCAACCGGGGTGGATGCACTGACTCACGCTATTGAAGGTTTCATCACCTTGGGCGCCTGGGAACTTTCCGATATGTTCCATCTGAAGGCTATTGAAATTATTGCCCGCGCTTTGCGTTCCTCGGTTAAAGGCGAGCAACAGGGAGTGGAAGATATGGCATTAGGGCAATACGTCGCGGGTATGGGCTTCTCAAATGTGGGCTTAGGATTAGTACATGGTATGGCACATCCGTTAGGCGCGTTTTACGGCACACCGCACGGTGTCGCTAATGCCGTATTGCTGCCTCATATTATGGCGTATAACGCAGATTTCACCGGAGACAAGTTCCGTGCAATTGCTAAAGCCATGGGGGTACGGAATACGGAAAACCTCTCTATTGAACAAGCAAGAGTTGCAGCCGTTGAAGCGGTAAAAACCTTAAATAAAGATGTGGGTATTCCGGCTACATTACGTGAAGTGGGTGTGAAAGAAGAGGATATTCCCGAACTCGCCAAAGCGGCTTTTGCCGATGTTTGTACCGGAGGAAATCCGAGACCAACTTCGGTAAATGAGATTGAACGGTTATATCGGGCTATTTATTAA
- the rhaM gene encoding L-rhamnose mutarotase, protein MIRKGFVMQVNPDCHAEYKKRHDEIFPELVEELKSHGAHHYSIFLDKQRNLLFGYVEIENEQRWNDVAKTAACRKWWAFMRDVMPSNPDNSPVSQELEQVFYLD, encoded by the coding sequence ATGATTCGAAAAGGTTTTGTTATGCAGGTTAATCCCGATTGTCATGCGGAATATAAAAAACGCCACGATGAAATTTTTCCCGAATTAGTGGAAGAACTGAAATCCCATGGCGCTCATCATTATTCTATTTTTCTGGATAAACAACGGAACCTGTTATTCGGGTATGTGGAGATTGAAAACGAGCAACGCTGGAACGATGTGGCAAAAACCGCCGCTTGCCGGAAATGGTGGGCGTTTATGCGGGATGTTATGCCTTCAAATCCTGATAACAGCCCGGTTTCACAGGAATTAGAGCAGGTATTTTATTTGGATTAA
- a CDS encoding helix-turn-helix domain-containing protein, which yields MTDILQLSHHSYFISEESPITVERRHYQPPFPLHRHDFNEIVIISAGNGIHFWNDEIHPITTGNVLYIESGDKHKYGEVDKLKLDNILYRPEKLSLFPIMKDYIPHNNEKKSLRINQETLVQLQSLISQLEIESKKTNKSSMHLSEAIFLQILILICRTQQQENKEYSDISKLESLFSALNQSISQEFYLADFCRQNQLAVSSVRRIFKQQTNMTIAQYLQKLRLCRAATLLRNTSESVANIAIRCGYSDSNYFSSVFGKTFSCTPTEYRSRFIKK from the coding sequence ATGACAGACATATTGCAACTTTCTCATCATAGCTATTTTATTTCCGAAGAATCGCCTATTACCGTAGAAAGAAGGCATTACCAACCACCCTTTCCTTTACATCGACATGATTTTAATGAAATTGTGATTATCTCTGCCGGCAATGGAATTCATTTTTGGAATGATGAAATACATCCTATTACCACCGGAAATGTGCTTTATATAGAAAGCGGTGATAAACACAAGTACGGCGAGGTGGATAAGCTTAAACTTGATAACATATTGTACCGCCCGGAGAAACTGTCGCTTTTCCCCATAATGAAAGATTATATTCCTCATAATAATGAAAAGAAGTCTTTGCGTATTAATCAGGAAACGCTGGTGCAGCTACAAAGCCTAATTTCTCAATTGGAAATTGAAAGCAAAAAAACCAATAAATCTTCCATGCACTTATCAGAAGCGATTTTTTTACAAATCCTTATTTTAATTTGTCGAACTCAGCAGCAGGAAAATAAAGAGTATTCCGATATATCCAAATTAGAAAGCCTGTTTTCCGCCTTAAATCAAAGTATTAGCCAAGAATTTTATTTAGCTGATTTTTGCCGACAAAACCAGTTGGCAGTCAGTTCTGTTCGTCGGATATTCAAACAACAAACCAACATGACTATTGCGCAATATTTACAAAAACTGCGTTTGTGTCGGGCTGCTACGCTTTTACGTAATACATCAGAAAGTGTCGCCAATATTGCTATACGCTGCGGTTACAGCGATAGTAATTATTTTTCCTCTGTTTTTGGCAAAACTTTTTCCTGTACGCCAACCGAATACCGATCCCGTTTCATAAAAAAATGA
- a CDS encoding AraC family transcriptional regulator, with the protein MAQAYYQLKYTEKNIINIAYDCGFNDSSYFSTCFKNEYSIAPRELRI; encoded by the coding sequence CTGGCACAGGCTTATTATCAATTAAAATATACTGAGAAAAATATTATTAACATCGCTTATGATTGCGGATTTAATGATAGCAGTTACTTTTCAACTTGTTTTAAAAATGAATATTCTATTGCGCCAAGAGAATTAAGAATTTGA
- a CDS encoding AraC family ligand binding domain-containing protein: MIQKLLARDFFNNKEQPIILEPRAPQEIFPEHTHDFDELVIVKHGSGWHILNGYPHDLYPGVVLYIQAQDHHSYENLQDLCLTNILIQSNNNFKYLNNIDILLNGLKPENSSYQLINKKTAEYIDSLLEKINAIDESYNLQNECLFFQVLSSIQAHQFNDSGYGNTEEKGRQMIRWLENNFEKEIDWEELAEKFALPIRTLHRYIKSQTGHTPQNYVT; this comes from the coding sequence ATGATTCAAAAATTATTAGCGAGAGATTTCTTTAATAATAAAGAACAACCGATAATTTTAGAGCCTCGCGCCCCACAGGAAATATTCCCGGAGCATACTCATGATTTTGATGAATTGGTTATAGTAAAGCATGGATCCGGGTGGCATATTTTAAACGGATATCCGCACGATCTTTATCCCGGTGTCGTTTTATATATTCAAGCCCAAGATCACCATTCCTATGAAAACCTGCAAGACTTATGTTTAACCAACATACTTATCCAATCAAATAATAACTTTAAGTATTTGAATAATATTGATATATTGCTTAACGGTTTAAAACCGGAAAATTCTTCATACCAATTAATAAATAAAAAAACGGCGGAATATATCGACTCGTTATTAGAAAAAATTAATGCTATTGACGAGTCGTATAATTTGCAGAACGAATGCCTATTCTTTCAAGTATTATCATCAATCCAGGCTCATCAATTTAATGATTCGGGTTATGGAAACACGGAAGAAAAGGGGCGGCAAATGATACGTTGGTTAGAAAATAATTTTGAGAAAGAAATAGACTGGGAAGAACTTGCTGAAAAATTTGCATTACCAATCAGAACGTTACATCGTTATATTAAATCTCAAACCGGCCATACTCCGCAGAATTATGTAACATAA
- a CDS encoding 2,3-diphosphoglycerate-dependent phosphoglycerate mutase has product MELVFIRHGLSEWNALNLFTGWRDVNLSEKGVEEAKEAGRKLKAAGFEFDIAFTSVLTRAIKTCNLVLEESNQLWVPQIKTWRLNERHYGGLQGLNKAEAAAEHGDEQVRIWRRSYDVLPPVLDPKDPNSAHNDRRYAHLPADVVPDCENLKVTLERVLPFWEDQIAPAIKAGKRVLVAAHGNSLRALAKHIEGISDADIMDLEIPTGQPLVYTLDDNLKVVSKRYL; this is encoded by the coding sequence ATGGAATTAGTATTTATTCGTCACGGTTTAAGTGAATGGAATGCATTAAACCTTTTCACCGGCTGGAGAGACGTAAACTTAAGTGAAAAAGGCGTGGAAGAAGCAAAAGAAGCGGGTCGTAAATTAAAAGCCGCAGGCTTCGAATTTGATATCGCGTTCACTTCAGTATTAACCCGTGCGATCAAAACCTGTAACTTAGTGTTAGAAGAATCTAACCAATTATGGGTTCCGCAAATCAAAACATGGCGTTTGAACGAGCGTCACTACGGCGGTTTACAAGGTTTAAACAAAGCGGAAGCAGCGGCTGAACACGGTGACGAACAAGTTCGTATTTGGCGCCGTTCATACGATGTGTTACCGCCGGTTTTAGATCCGAAAGACCCTAACTCCGCACATAACGACCGTCGTTACGCACATTTACCGGCGGATGTTGTGCCTGATTGTGAAAACTTAAAAGTAACTTTAGAACGCGTTTTACCATTCTGGGAAGATCAAATCGCGCCGGCAATTAAAGCGGGCAAACGTGTTTTAGTTGCGGCACACGGTAACTCATTACGCGCACTTGCAAAACACATTGAAGGTATTTCCGATGCGGACATCATGGACTTGGAAATCCCTACCGGTCAACCTTTAGTTTATACTTTAGACGACAACTTAAAAGTAGTAAGCAAACGCTACTTATAA
- the envC gene encoding murein hydrolase activator EnvC translates to MWFLVSNKIPRKLTALFGLGLFFAFPLQAADLSKIQQQIKQQEQKIAEQKRTQNQLQSTLKAQEIKMSGMIGELRQTETDLKETRKIISETNKQIRTLEQQERAQKEKLAKQLDAVYRSGNPSSVVEHLLSDDAKKADRMKVYYEHMNQARMDAIAEIRNTRAQLDEQKNVLNTQLQEQQTQLSTQKKQQQELQKMKNERQSTLNKLSKSLKQDQNRLQTLKENEIALRNEIQRAAQAAQQQEKREREAYTAKKESEEKRSNKPYQPTSQEQQLIRSNSGLSGRYAYPVVGRILHAFGSQQAGEVKWKGIVISARAGTAVKSIANGRVILANWLQGYGLVVVVDHGKGDMSLYGYNQSVSVKVGSLVRAGQQIAEVGNSGGQGSSGLYFEIRRQGNAVNPMGWLR, encoded by the coding sequence ATGTGGTTTTTAGTGAGCAATAAAATTCCCCGAAAACTGACCGCACTTTTTGGTTTGGGGCTGTTTTTTGCGTTTCCACTACAAGCGGCAGATTTATCTAAAATCCAACAACAAATCAAGCAGCAAGAGCAAAAAATTGCCGAGCAAAAACGTACGCAGAATCAATTGCAGTCCACCTTAAAAGCGCAGGAAATAAAAATGAGCGGTATGATTGGCGAGCTTCGCCAAACCGAAACCGATCTCAAAGAAACGCGTAAAATTATTAGCGAAACCAATAAGCAAATCAGAACATTAGAGCAGCAGGAAAGAGCGCAAAAAGAGAAACTTGCGAAGCAATTGGATGCGGTTTATCGTTCCGGTAATCCTTCTTCGGTGGTGGAACATTTATTATCCGATGATGCGAAAAAAGCGGATCGTATGAAAGTATATTACGAGCATATGAACCAGGCACGTATGGATGCTATTGCGGAAATTCGTAATACCCGGGCGCAATTGGATGAACAGAAGAATGTGTTGAACACTCAATTGCAGGAACAGCAAACCCAGCTTTCGACGCAAAAGAAACAGCAGCAAGAACTGCAAAAAATGAAAAACGAGCGTCAATCTACCTTAAATAAACTAAGTAAATCCTTAAAACAGGATCAAAATAGATTACAGACCTTAAAAGAAAATGAAATTGCCTTGCGCAATGAAATTCAACGCGCCGCACAGGCTGCACAACAACAGGAAAAGCGTGAGCGCGAAGCTTATACGGCAAAAAAAGAAAGCGAAGAAAAACGCAGTAATAAACCTTATCAGCCGACTTCACAGGAACAGCAGCTTATCAGAAGTAATTCGGGTTTATCGGGACGTTACGCTTACCCGGTCGTCGGCAGAATTTTACATGCTTTCGGTTCTCAACAGGCGGGCGAAGTAAAATGGAAAGGTATCGTGATTAGCGCGAGAGCCGGAACCGCAGTGAAATCCATTGCCAACGGGCGGGTGATTCTTGCCAACTGGTTGCAAGGTTACGGATTAGTTGTTGTGGTCGATCATGGCAAAGGCGATATGTCTTTGTACGGTTATAACCAGTCGGTGTCGGTGAAAGTCGGTTCGTTGGTTCGTGCCGGTCAGCAAATTGCTGAGGTCGGTAATTCCGGCGGTCAAGGGTCGTCCGGATTGTATTTTGAAATTCGTCGCCAAGGCAATGCGGTGAATCCGATGGGCTGGTTAAGATGA